CCGGGCTCCAGCAGCGCGAAGTAGGCGGCCATGTTGGCCTGCGCGCCGGAGTGCGCCTGCACGTTGGCGTGGTCGGCGCCGAAGAGCTGCAGCAGGCGGGAGATGGCCAGCCGCTCCACCTCGTCCACCACCTCGCAGCCGCCGTAGTAGCGCTTGCCGGGGAGCCCCTCGGCGTACTTGTTGGTCAGCACCGAGCCCATGGCCTGGAGCACCGCCTGCGAGGTGAAGTTCTCGCTGGCGATCATCTCCAGCTGGTTCTCCTGGCGTTCGGCCTCGGCCACCAGCAGCCGGTGGATCTCGGGATCGGCCTGCTTCAGGGCGTCCATCTATCGTCCTCGCACGGTCTCGCGTTCGTGGCTGGTCGGGATGGCGGAAGGTAACCGGACGGGTGCGAGAGTGCGAGAGTGCGGAAGTGCGGAAGTGCGGAAGTGCGGAAGTGCGGAAGTGCGGAAGTGCGGAAGTGCGGAAGTGCGAGAGTGCGAGAGTGCGAGGAGATCGGTCGTGAGCGCCGATGTCGCGGAGTGAGCCGAACACCCTCGCGCAGTTTGCGAGGCTTCCCGTGGTTGTTGCTGCGACTTCAGTCGCCGGTAAGTGGCCAGCCTCCGCACATGAGTCGGCGGCAGGCACCGATTCTTCCCTGAAACCTGCTTTGGGGGATGGAGATGCGGAGATGGCGCGACCGCGTCGGTATCTTCATCTCCATACGTTATCGGTATCGATGGATATGGATTTGTGGATTGGACATATGTGCGCGGCGCTGCTAATCTCCTAGCACCATCTGTTTGCGCGACCCACCCGCCTGTCATGGAGCCCCGCCCGATGCGCTTCTCCCGAAGCATCTTCCGTCTTCCGCTCGTCCTTGCTGCCGCGGCGGGGTGCGCGACCGCGGCCGTGCCCGCCGCCACCGCGCCCGAGGCGGGGAGCGGAGCGCCGTCCCGGCCGCTCGCCGTCACGGGCGGGCGGGGGATCGACCCGGCGAACATGGACACCACGTGCAAGGCGTGCCAGGACTTCTACCGCTACGCCAACGGCGGCTGGCTGGACGCGAACCCCATCCCCGCCGACCGCTCCACCTGGAGCAGCTACGACGAGGTGGGCGACCGCACCACGGCCACCCTCCGCCAGATCCTGGAAGACGCGGCCGCGACCGCCGCGTCGCGCCCGGGGACGCTGGAGGGGCGGCTGGGCACCTTCTACGCGGCCTGCATGGACACCGCGCGCGCCGAGGCCGACGGCGCCGCGCCGGTGCAGGGCGACCTGCGGCGCATCGCCGGGCTGCGCGACCGCGGCGCGATCCTGGGCGAGGTGGCGCGGCTGCAGCGCGCGGGGATGGGCATCCCCTTCGCCTTCTTCGCCACGACGGACGACCGCGACGCCACGCGCAACATCGCCTCGGTGTGGCAGAACGGGCTGACGCTTCCCACCGCCGAGTACTACCTGCGCGACGACTCGGCCTCGCGCGCGCTGCGCGACGACTACCGCCGCCACGTGGCGCGGATGCTGGTCCTTGCCGGCGCGCCGCAGGCCGCGTCCGACGCCGACGCCGCGCGGGTGCTGGAGATGGAGACGCAGCTCGCGCGCGCATCCATGACGCCGGTGCAGATGCGCGACCCCGAGGCCGTGTACCACAAGCTGGCGCCTGCCGGGCTGGCCGCGCTCACGCCGCACCTGGACTGGCCGGCCTTCCAGCGCGCGCTGGGCATCCCCGCCGCGGCGGAGGTGAACGTGGGCCAGCCCGAGTACCTGCGCGCCGTGGACCGCCTCCTGGCCGAGGCGCCGGTGGAGGCGTGGTCGGCGTACCTGCGCTGGCACGTGCTGAACTCCGTGGCCAGCTATCTGTCGAAGCCGCTCTCCGATGCGGACTTCGCCTTCGACCGGCACTTCTCCGGCGCGGCCCGGCGCGCGCCGCGGTGGCGCCGGTGCGTGGGGCTGACCAGCGGCGAGATGGGCCCGGCGCTCGGGCGGCTGTACGGCCAGCGCGTGTTCACCCCGGCGGCGCGGGCGCGCGCCGAGGGAATGATCGCCAACCTGCGCGCGGTGCTGCGCGAACGGATCTCCGGGCTGGAGTGGATGGGGCCGGAGACGCGCGCGCGGGCGCTGGAGAAGCTGGCCACGCTGGAGGCGCGGCTGGGCTACCCCGAAACCATCCCCGACTACAGTGCGCTGCGGATCGAGCCCGGCTCGCTCATCCCCGCCATTCGCGCGGTGGAGGCGTTCGAGACGGCGCGCAACTGGGCCAAGATCGGCCAGCCGGTGGACCGGTCGGAGTGGAGCACGGTGCCGCAGCGGGTGAGCGGGAGCTACAACCCGGTGCGCAACACGCTCACCTATCCCGCGGCCAAGTTCCAGCCGCCCTTCTTCGACCCCGAGGCCGACGACGCGGTGAACTACGGCGCGCTGGGAAGCACCATCGGCCACGAGATCTCGCACGGCTTCGACGACGAGGGACGGCAGTACGACGCCCAGGGCAACCTGCGCGACTGGTGGACGGCCGAGGACGCGGCGCGCTTCAACGCCCGCGCCGACCGGATGGTGGCGCAGTACAACGGCTACGTGGCGGTCGACACGGTGCACGTGAACGGGCGGCTGACGCTGGGCGAGAACATCGCCGACCTGGGCGGGGTCACGCTGTCGTACTACGCGCTGCAGCGGGCGCTGGCCGGCAAGCCGCGGCCGCTGATCGACGGGCTGACGCCGGAGCAACGCTTCTTCATCTCCTGGGCTCAGAACTGGCGCAACAACACGCGCGAGGCATCGGCCCGCACCTCGGTGCGCACCGACCCGCACGCGCCGGCGCGCTGGCGGGTGATCGGCCCGCTCTCCAACCTCCCCG
This DNA window, taken from Longimicrobium sp., encodes the following:
- a CDS encoding M13 family metallopeptidase, encoding MRFSRSIFRLPLVLAAAAGCATAAVPAATAPEAGSGAPSRPLAVTGGRGIDPANMDTTCKACQDFYRYANGGWLDANPIPADRSTWSSYDEVGDRTTATLRQILEDAAATAASRPGTLEGRLGTFYAACMDTARAEADGAAPVQGDLRRIAGLRDRGAILGEVARLQRAGMGIPFAFFATTDDRDATRNIASVWQNGLTLPTAEYYLRDDSASRALRDDYRRHVARMLVLAGAPQAASDADAARVLEMETQLARASMTPVQMRDPEAVYHKLAPAGLAALTPHLDWPAFQRALGIPAAAEVNVGQPEYLRAVDRLLAEAPVEAWSAYLRWHVLNSVASYLSKPLSDADFAFDRHFSGAARRAPRWRRCVGLTSGEMGPALGRLYGQRVFTPAARARAEGMIANLRAVLRERISGLEWMGPETRARALEKLATLEARLGYPETIPDYSALRIEPGSLIPAIRAVEAFETARNWAKIGQPVDRSEWSTVPQRVSGSYNPVRNTLTYPAAKFQPPFFDPEADDAVNYGALGSTIGHEISHGFDDEGRQYDAQGNLRDWWTAEDAARFNARADRMVAQYNGYVAVDTVHVNGRLTLGENIADLGGVTLSYYALQRALAGKPRPLIDGLTPEQRFFISWAQNWRNNTREASARTSVRTDPHAPARWRVIGPLSNLPEFARAFACRPGDPMVRPDSVRVELW